DNA sequence from the Campylobacter concisus genome:
AGTATAAACTGACCACTCAGGAGTTAGTAGATATAAAAGTCCGACATTATAAAGCAGCTTGCCACCACTTTTATCTATACTTTTAGTAAAAGGCAAAGGTCTGGCAATATATCTGTTTTGATCGCCTACTATTTGATTGTAGTATTCATACCTTAGTCCCGCTACAAATATTAAGCTATCGGTTAAATTTATACTATCTTGTGCGTAAGTACCGATCGTTTTTAGTTTGTGGTATTGCGTCTTTTTGCTAGCGCCTCTACTTTTGATGTCATCTACGCTAACTCTGCCATAGATCGGTGAGTAGATATTTATATTATTTCTAGCATCGTTTGCTTCGATCTGACGAGCTTCTGGACGTTGTCTTAGATACTCTTTAGCATCTACTCCAAATAAGAGATTATGAGTTATACTTCCAGTTTCTACTATGCCATTTAATGTAAGTGATCCAGCATGGGTCTTATGCTCAAAATCTTCATACCACTCCATACGTCTTTTTGCGATTCCGCTAGCTAAATTTATATTCATAATGCGAGCTTGTCCGTATTCATGTAGTGAGCGTGAAAATGCATAAGCTCCCTTTAATAGCCAATTCTCGCCAAAATTTTTCTCAAAACTTAGATCAAAAGTATCTACTTTGCCATCTATTTCGTTAAATGGCTCATCTAATCTGACTTTTTTATCTATGTCTAAAATTTGTCCTGATTCTAGCATATACATGCCGCGATCTGCGGGGTCGGTGTATTTTGTATGGGAGTAGGCAGCATCAATACGATAGTCGTCGCCTTTATAACTTATACTTGGAGCGATGAGTAAATTTTTATATTCGCCATACTCTCTCCAATAATCCTTACCCGACCAATCAAATATAAATCTATATGCAAAACCGCTCTCACCCAAAGCTCCAGTTGAATCAAAGCCAAAATCTCTATACTTTTTATTACCGGTGCCAAGCCAAATTTCATTGCTATTTTCATAAAGCGGTTTTTTAGTTACTAGATTTATGATACCGCCGGCATCTTGAACGCCGTAAAGCAAGCTTGCTGGGCCCTTTAACACCTCGACGCTTTGTACAGTTGCATTAAAGTTGTGCGTCACACCAGCTGATACACCATTACGCATTATAGAGCCGTCACGTCCGCCACCAAAGCCACGCTTTAAAGCCGCATCAAAATTTCCTGAAGTTGTATTCGCATAGCTAACACCACTTACGTTTTGAAGCGATTCCATTAAATTTTCTGGCTTTTTATCCTTTAGCTGTTGTTGCGTTACGACGTTTACTGTCTGTGGTATCTCAAGAATTGGCGTATTTGTCTTGCCCACCTCACTCGTTGTGGCTCTGTAACCATCGTCTGCGCTATCTTCTACACTGATCCCATCCAAGCTTACATCAGTAGCATTTAAAGCAGAAATAGCAAAACAAAGCACCGCACTAATGCGAAATTTATTCATTAATCATCCCTTAAAGAAAATTTAATATTATAAAAATAGTTATCATTATATAAAAATATATTTTAAATTTTTATGAAAAAAATTTACGAAAAATTTATATTTTAGTAACATTACAAATAAAACATTTGGAAAAATTAAACATGGATCAGAAAACAGATTTTTACTATTCTTTCATAGCTAGCGATAAAGCTTTTATTAAAACATTTTTGCAACATTTCTGATATAATCCCCACATGAAGTACGCACATTTAGTTCAAATAGCAAGTTATTTATCAAATTTTACAAAGATAAACCAAGCAAAACGCATTAATGATATGGCTATTTTGATCGAATTTAATGGCGAGAAGATCATCTTTGATCTAAATAAATCAAACTCCGCTATCTACAAAGATGACGAGTTAAAAGAAGCAAAAATTTATCAAGCACCATTTGATAATGTCCTAAAAAAGCGCTTTAATGCCTCGCATATAAAAAGCGTTGAATGCTTAAAAGATAATAGAATTTTAAAATTTATCTGCACGCAAAGCGGCTCATATAAAAGTGAAGATTTCATCCTCTATCTTGAATTTACTGGGCGCTTTACAAATGCTGTGATAACCGATGAAAATAACGTAATAATCGAGGCGTTAAGACATATCGATAATGGCTACCGCAAAATAGAAACCGGCGAAGTTTTAAAGCAGCTTCCAGCCATCGCTATCAAAGAAAAGCCTTGTGAGCAAATAATAGATTTTGAGGCATTTTTTAAAAG
Encoded proteins:
- a CDS encoding TonB-dependent siderophore receptor, with protein sequence MNKFRISAVLCFAISALNATDVSLDGISVEDSADDGYRATTSEVGKTNTPILEIPQTVNVVTQQQLKDKKPENLMESLQNVSGVSYANTTSGNFDAALKRGFGGGRDGSIMRNGVSAGVTHNFNATVQSVEVLKGPASLLYGVQDAGGIINLVTKKPLYENSNEIWLGTGNKKYRDFGFDSTGALGESGFAYRFIFDWSGKDYWREYGEYKNLLIAPSISYKGDDYRIDAAYSHTKYTDPADRGMYMLESGQILDIDKKVRLDEPFNEIDGKVDTFDLSFEKNFGENWLLKGAYAFSRSLHEYGQARIMNINLASGIAKRRMEWYEDFEHKTHAGSLTLNGIVETGSITHNLLFGVDAKEYLRQRPEARQIEANDARNNINIYSPIYGRVSVDDIKSRGASKKTQYHKLKTIGTYAQDSINLTDSLIFVAGLRYEYYNQIVGDQNRYIARPLPFTKSIDKSGGKLLYNVGLLYLLTPEWSVYTSHSQSFKPQTSIGSKGAVSLEPEEGKSIEFGTKFQNNSITAMAAVFNIDKKNIINNVNNISYTSGKANSRGVEFDFNGRITDGLSISSSYTYTKTKLKEDRNMAWKVGRPLEATPKHQASLFANYDFTHLGVKGLRIGGGARYFGSWYTYNQQKSSAAYGSFYKLPHAITYDAFVSYTTKISGYETVFAFNVKNLTDKLYYVTASSGTDSSVLPITPGYARQFMLTASVKF